The window GGGTTATAAATTGTCATCTCTACAGAAAAACTGGTGGTATCTGCTGATCCGGGGAATTATTATGCTGATTTGCGGGCTTGTTGTTCTCACCTTTCCTATTAGTTTTGCCAAAATTGGAACGGGTGTTCCTCTGGTACTGACCGGATTGTTTCTGATCTTCTATGGTGTACAGGATCTGCTGTCAAAACATTTTCCAGGAAGTGGTTTTCAACACTCATTGGAAAGTATCTTAATGATCATAATGGGTGGTTTGCTTTGTTTTGCACCGGTAGCTTCTGCCATGATCATTTTCAGACTCCTGGGTTTTACAACTTTTGCCGGAGGAGTTCTCATTATACTGAGAGCTCTATACAACAAAAAACACTCCGTCCAAAGTAAAGAAATCTGACAATCAGTCCTGAATCTGAAGAGCCAGGAAGGTTTGATCATCATGCTGCCTGGCATCTTTTGCAAAATCGGCAATGTAAAGCTCCACAGCCGTGATCAAATTCCCGGGGGATTTATCCAGATTTTCGGCTAAAAATCGGAGCAGCTGTTCCACAGACAATTCCTCACCGCTCAGACTCCTCGCTTCGGGGAGTCCATCAGTAAAGAGAAACAGATAATCCTGATCATGCAGGCGGATCAATTTATGCCCGAATTCGGCATTTTTATCCACGCCAATGGGCAATCCCTCCGTATCAAAGCTCCTGAACTGTTTCTCCTTTTTTCTAAATAGATAGAGTGGGTGATGAGCCGCATTGGAATAGGAGAGTTCCTTCTTCTTTTCATCGAGAACAAAAACAGCCATGGTGGCATACTGATCCACACCGATTCTTCCTGAAATATGGTAGTTCAATTCTTTTAAGAGTGTATTTGCTGAACGGTGTCTACTGCATATGGAATGAAGGATTGTCCGGATCATGATCATCAGCATGGAAGCCGGAACTCCTTTCCCTG is drawn from Oceanispirochaeta sp. and contains these coding sequences:
- a CDS encoding DUF308 domain-containing protein → GYKLSSLQKNWWYLLIRGIIMLICGLVVLTFPISFAKIGTGVPLVLTGLFLIFYGVQDLLSKHFPGSGFQHSLESILMIIMGGLLCFAPVASAMIIFRLLGFTTFAGGVLIILRALYNKKHSVQSKEI